In one Paramormyrops kingsleyae isolate MSU_618 chromosome 18, PKINGS_0.4, whole genome shotgun sequence genomic region, the following are encoded:
- the birc5b gene encoding baculoviral IAP repeat-containing protein 5b has product MAKTSSLKTELHAYSEMYSYEKRLQTFADWPFREDCLCTPEQMAKAGFVHCPSENEPDVVSCFFCLKELEGWEPQDDPWSEHVRRAADCGFLGLNKDFGDLTVAEFFKLEQERLCILIRKTLQQKMASFRDEVELVRKNLETLFDPKDQIPYQTSNKRESA; this is encoded by the exons ATGGCAAAGACTTCTTCTCTAAAGACTGAGCTTCACGCATACAGCGAGATGTACAGTTATGAGAAGCGGCTGCAGACGTTTGCAGACTGGCCATTTCGGGAGGACTGCCTATGTACGCCTGAACAG ATGGCCAAAGCAGGTTTTGTTCATTGTCCCAGTGAGAATGAACCCGACGTGGTATCTTGCTTCTTCTGCCTGAAGGAGCTGGAAGGCTGGGAGCCGCAAGATGATCCCTG GTCTGAACACGTCCGCCGCGCTGCTGACTGCGGCTTCCTGGGCCTGAATAAAGATTTCGGTGATCTGACGGTGGCGGAGTTTTTCAagctggagcaggagaggcTGTGCATACTTATC AGGAAGACTTTGCAGCAAAAGATGGCGAGTTTTCGTGATGAGGTGGAGCTCGTTCGTAAAAACCTGGAGACGTTATTTGATCCCAAAGACCAGATACCGTATCAAACCAGTAACAAGAGAGAGAGTGCTTAA